A single region of the Procambarus clarkii isolate CNS0578487 chromosome 94, FALCON_Pclarkii_2.0, whole genome shotgun sequence genome encodes:
- the LOC138359965 gene encoding uncharacterized protein, translated as MRGSWTIRSSSRCSRTSNNSKRSRHSSNSSNGSKKSRHSSRTSNNSKKSRHSSCSSNGSSSSSSSSSSKKSRHRSRCSSSNNSSRKSRNSSRISNINSKKDAELDGSLTLIML; from the coding sequence ATGCGAGGGTCTTGGACAATTCGTAGCAGTAGCAGATGCAGCCgtaccagcaacaacagcaagagGAGCAGGCatagcagcaatagcagcaacgGCAGCAAGAAGAGCAGGCATAGCAGCCgtaccagcaacaacagcaagaaGAGCAGGCATAGCAGCTGTAGCAgcaacggcagcagcagcagcagcagcagcagcagcagcaagaagagCAGGCATAGAAGCCgttgcagcagcagtaacaacagcagcaggaagagcagGAATAGCAGCCGTATCAGCAACATCAACAGCaagaaagatgcagaactagacgGGAGCCTGACGTTAATCATGTTATGA